From Carya illinoinensis cultivar Pawnee chromosome 5, C.illinoinensisPawnee_v1, whole genome shotgun sequence, one genomic window encodes:
- the LOC122309166 gene encoding uncharacterized protein LOC122309166 has translation MAPYISILSFLVILASIQAICAVDYTVTNTAGNTPGGIRFDKEIGSEYSRQTLVSATNFIFGIFQQNNIADRKNVQKVSLFIDDRDGVAYTSNNEIHVSARYINGYSGNVKNEITGVLYHEMTHVWQWNGNRQAPGGLIEGIADFVRLKAGYVPGHWVQPGQGDKWDQGYDVTARFLDYCNSLKNGFVAELNKKMRTGYSANYFVDLLGKSVDMLWSDYKAKYGN, from the coding sequence AGCCATTTGTGCGGTTGACTATACCGTCACAAATACTGCTGGAAATACTCCTGGTGGGATTCGTTTCGATAAGGAAATTGGATCTGAATACAGTAGACAAACATTGGTTTCTGctacaaattttatatttgggATATTCCAGCAGAACAATATAGCAGACAGAAAGAACGTCCAAAAAGTGAGTTTGTTTATCGACGACAGGGATGGAGTCGCATATACTAGCAACAACGAGATCCACGTTAGTGCGAGATACATCAATGGCTATTCAGGCAATGTGAAAAATGAAATCACTGGAGTACTTTACCACGAAATGACTCATGTATGGCAATGGAATGGTAACAGGCAGGCTCCGGGAGGATTGATCGAAGGAATTGCTGATTTTGTGAGGTTGAAGGCAGGGTACGTGCCAGGCCATTGGGTGCAGCCTGGACAAGGTGATAAATGGGACCAAGGTTACGATGTTACGGCTAGGTTTTTGGACTATTGCAACAGCCTTAAAAATGGGTTTGTGgctgaattgaataagaaaatgAGGACCGGTTATAGTGCTAATTATTTTGTCGATCTACTTGGCAAATCTGTTGATATGCTTTGGAGTGACTACAAAGCCAAGTATGGAAATTAA